The window GCTGAGCAGCGTGCGCGGGCCGCTGACGCGGATGTCGACGAAGTCTACCCGCGGACTGATGACCATCATTGCCACCGGGATGTCGCGTAGTTCGAGCGGCACCTGCAGCGCCTGCTCGGTGTCGCGTTCGCTGGCGTTGACGAACGCCCACAGGCCGAAGGCGACACCGAGTGAGATCAGTTTGAGGCCGAGGTCGCGTGTCAGCGCCGTACGCCAGCGCTCGCGGTCGAGCAACGGTTGCAGCCGCTGCCACAGGGCAGCCCGATCGAGGCCGTTCATGGCGCCAGCAGTTTTAGTAGGGTGGCGCGCAGAGTGCCGGCATCGAGGTCGCGGGTGATCCGGCCTTCACGCACCATCGAAATGCTGCCTTCCTCTTCCGAGACCACGATAACGACGGCATCGGTCTCCTCGGTGAGGCCGATGGCGGCACGGTGGCGCGTGCCGAGCGTCTTGCTGACGTTGGGATTGGTGGTCAGCGGCAGAAAGCAGCCGGCGGCGGTGATGTGCCCCTTCTGGATAATCAAGGCGCCGTCGTGGATGGGGGAGCTCGGGGTGAAGATGCTGAGCATCAGCTCGCGGCTGACGCGGGCGTCCAAGCGCGTGCCAACCTCGATGTATTCGTTCAAGCCGACTTCGCGCTGGAAGACGATAAGGGCGCCGACGCGTTTGGCGGCCAGGGCGACCACGGAACGGATCACCTCCTCGACCTCCTGGTGCTGCAGGCGGCGATCGGCGCCGAAGAGCGAGCCGGCACCCACCTGGGCCAACGCCCGCCGGATGTCGTTCTGGAAGATCACCACGATCAGCAGCAGGAAGGAGCTGAGGAAGTTATCGAGGATCCAGTTGAGGGTGTAGAGGTCGAAGTACTGGGACGAGAGGTAAGTGATAAAGACGACCGCCAGCCCGATGAGCATCTGGGCGGCACGGGTACCACGGATGAGGTCGATGATGTGGTAGACCACGAACGCGATGATGGCGATGTCGATCGCGTCTTGAATGCGGAAGTTGGCCAACAGCTCCAGCATGACGAGCGGCGCGGCAGCGGCTCAGTCACGCCGGGCAGCGGCGCGCGATGCGTGGCGGACCTCGCTGAGGCGATCAGGCCCGGGCATCGCCGCCGGCGGCGCTCAAGGGTACGGCTCCGTTGCTACCGCGAGCGGTGCGCAGGATCTCATCGATTTCGCCGCCGTCGAGCACTTCCTTTTCCAGCAAGCTTTCGGCAATCTTGTGCAGCACGTCGAGGTTGGTTTCCAGCAGATCACGGGCGATCTGGTAGCTGGCCTGGATGATCCGGCGCACTTCGTCGTCGATTTCGCGCGCGGTCTCCTCGGAGTAATCCTGCACCTGGGTGAAATCGCGGCCGAGGAAGATCTCCTCGTTCTTCTTGCCGAAGGTCATCGGGCCGAGCTTGTCGCTCATGCCCCACTCGCAGATCATGCGCCGGGCCAGCTCGGTGGCCTTTTCGATGTCATTGCCGGCGCCGGTGGTCATGTGCTGCAAGACCAATTCCTCGGCCACACGGCCGCCGAAGAGAATCGTCAGGCTGTTGAGCAAGTACGCGCGCGAATAGGTGTGCCGTTCGTCGATGGGCAGCTGTTGGGTTAGGCCGAGCGCCGTGCCGCGGGGGATAATGGTAACCTTGTGGATCGGGTCGGTGCCCGGGATCAGCTTGGCCACCAGCGCATGCCCGGCTTCGTGATAGGCGGTGTTACGGCGCTCTTCGAGGCTGATGATCATGCTGCGGCGCTCGGTGCCCATCATCACCTTGTCTTTGGCCAACTCGAAGTCGCTCATCGCCACCCGTTCGAGGCCGTTGCGGGCAGCCAGCAGAGCGGCTTCATTGACCAGATTTTCCAGATCGGCGCCGGCGAAGCCCGGTGTTCCCCGTGCCAGCGTCGGCAGATCGACGTCCTCGGCCAGCGGCACCTTGCGGGTGTGGACGCGCAGGATGCCTTCGCGTCCCTTCACGTCGGGTCGCGGTACCACGACGCGGCGATCGAAGCGGCCGGCGCGCAGCAGGGCGGGATCGAGCACGTCGGGACGGTTGGTGGCGGCGATTAGGATGACCCCTTCATTGGCTTCAAAGCCGTCCATCTCGACCAGCAACTGGTTGAGCGTTTGTTCGCGCTCGTCGTGTCCGCCCCCGAGGCCGGCGCCGCGATGGCGGCCGACGGCATCGATCTCGTCGATGACGATGATACAGGGGGCGTTCTTCTTACCTTGAACGAAGAGATCGCGCACGCGCGAGGCGCCGACGCCGACGAACATCTCAACGAAGTCCGAGCCACTGATAGAGAAGAACGGCACGCCGGCTTCGCCCGCGATCGCCCGCGCCAGCAAGGTCTTGCCGGTGCCGGGTGCGCCCACCAGCAACACCCCCTTGGGAATGCGGCCGCCGAGCTTGGTGAACTTCTTCGGGTCCTTGAGGAAGGCGATGATCTCTTCGATTTCTTCCTTGGCCTCGTCGATGCCGGCGACATCGGTGAAGGTGACCTTCTGTTGATTCTCGGCCAGCAGCTTGGCGCGGCTCTTCCCGAACGACATGGCCTTGCCGCCGCCCACCTGCATCTGCCGCATGAAGAAGATCCACACGCCGATAAGCAGCAGCATCGGGAACCATTGCAGCAGGATGGTAACGTACCACGGGTCGCTGTCCTCGGGCTTGGCGGTGATCTTGACGCCCTTGGCCCGCAGCATCTTGATCAGCTCCGGGTCGTCGGGCGCGAAGGTCTTGAAGCGTTCGCCGTTGTGAAACTTGCCCTTGATGTTGCTGCCTTGGATGGTGACCTCGGTCACGTCGCCCTTGTCCACGGCGGTGACGAAGTCGCTGAATACGATATCCGGCTCTCTGGCCTGCTGCTTGTTGAATAAGTTGAAGAGCAACAGGAACATGAGGCCCAATACGAGCCACAAGGCGACGTTACGCGAGACTTGGTT of the Deltaproteobacteria bacterium genome contains:
- a CDS encoding TIGR00159 family protein, with product MLELLANFRIQDAIDIAIIAFVVYHIIDLIRGTRAAQMLIGLAVVFITYLSSQYFDLYTLNWILDNFLSSFLLLIVVIFQNDIRRALAQVGAGSLFGADRRLQHQEVEEVIRSVVALAAKRVGALIVFQREVGLNEYIEVGTRLDARVSRELMLSIFTPSSPIHDGALIIQKGHITAAGCFLPLTTNPNVSKTLGTRHRAAIGLTEETDAVVIVVSEEEGSISMVREGRITRDLDAGTLRATLLKLLAP
- a CDS encoding ATP-dependent metallopeptidase FtsH/Yme1/Tma family protein, which codes for MNQVSRNVALWLVLGLMFLLLFNLFNKQQAREPDIVFSDFVTAVDKGDVTEVTIQGSNIKGKFHNGERFKTFAPDDPELIKMLRAKGVKITAKPEDSDPWYVTILLQWFPMLLLIGVWIFFMRQMQVGGGKAMSFGKSRAKLLAENQQKVTFTDVAGIDEAKEEIEEIIAFLKDPKKFTKLGGRIPKGVLLVGAPGTGKTLLARAIAGEAGVPFFSISGSDFVEMFVGVGASRVRDLFVQGKKNAPCIIVIDEIDAVGRHRGAGLGGGHDEREQTLNQLLVEMDGFEANEGVILIAATNRPDVLDPALLRAGRFDRRVVVPRPDVKGREGILRVHTRKVPLAEDVDLPTLARGTPGFAGADLENLVNEAALLAARNGLERVAMSDFELAKDKVMMGTERRSMIISLEERRNTAYHEAGHALVAKLIPGTDPIHKVTIIPRGTALGLTQQLPIDERHTYSRAYLLNSLTILFGGRVAEELVLQHMTTGAGNDIEKATELARRMICEWGMSDKLGPMTFGKKNEEIFLGRDFTQVQDYSEETAREIDDEVRRIIQASYQIARDLLETNLDVLHKIAESLLEKEVLDGGEIDEILRTARGSNGAVPLSAAGGDARA